A genomic segment from Leptolyngbya boryana PCC 6306 encodes:
- a CDS encoding sensor histidine kinase codes for MRFNPPNLAAHQRNLLVRLLIASVILLVSSGAYYSYQLVRNSMLESLKKNVFLELSQGRDSLDHWLSNQKIHIETLANTEQVKSMNWETTEPYLKAETLRLSDVYAIAVGKPDGWRNVVGGKPANVSDRAYFQKVMQGITNVSDPIISRANNTPTLAIAAPIRQGFDTNSTPIGEIHTLVRLDRVNRVVSSVKYGNHSYAFAIDSQGQIVTHTSHTDNHAHVHFHESELLKALPQMSKSKESVELVKVANQMYYLAYLPLQEVEWALALVIPKEDIESQVQFLDMIALIVAGMAVALLAILVQVQAMEQRHLKKSNELLEKRVEARTKELSDAMTKLQQSQLRMIQSEKMSALGNLVAGVAHEINNPVNFIHGNITYVDEYTQALLHLIQLYQEQFPDGSKSIQEYLAEIDFEFLAQDLEKTLASMRIGTDRIKEIVLSLRNFSRLDEAEVKPVNLHDGIDSTLLILQHRLKATPDQAAVEVVKDYGDLPFVDCYASQLNQVFMNILANALDAMEDQRGLSHSQPCTIRIKTKKLEHGRVQIAIADNGPGIPPEVQPRIFDPFFTTKSIGKGTGMGMSISYQIVTERHQGKLYCVSEVGKGTEFFLEIPIRQGAVLAATVS; via the coding sequence ATGCGTTTTAATCCCCCAAATCTAGCTGCTCATCAACGCAATTTACTGGTTCGCTTATTGATTGCTAGCGTGATACTCCTTGTGAGTAGTGGAGCGTACTACAGCTATCAATTAGTGCGCAATTCGATGCTCGAAAGTTTGAAGAAAAATGTTTTTCTCGAACTATCGCAGGGGCGAGATAGCCTCGATCACTGGCTCTCCAATCAGAAAATTCACATTGAAACTCTGGCAAATACGGAGCAAGTGAAATCGATGAATTGGGAAACGACTGAACCTTACTTAAAGGCGGAAACATTACGATTAAGTGATGTCTACGCGATCGCAGTGGGTAAACCGGACGGATGGCGCAATGTTGTGGGAGGTAAGCCTGCTAATGTATCCGATCGCGCATATTTTCAGAAAGTGATGCAAGGGATTACAAATGTCAGTGATCCGATTATCAGCCGAGCAAACAATACCCCTACCTTGGCGATTGCCGCTCCCATTCGCCAGGGATTTGATACGAATAGTACGCCGATCGGAGAGATTCACACTCTAGTCCGCTTAGATCGCGTTAATCGAGTGGTAAGCAGCGTGAAATATGGCAATCACAGCTATGCTTTTGCGATCGACTCTCAAGGGCAGATTGTTACGCATACGAGCCATACTGATAATCACGCTCATGTGCACTTTCATGAGAGTGAGTTGTTGAAAGCGCTCCCTCAGATGAGCAAAAGCAAAGAGAGCGTTGAGTTGGTAAAGGTCGCCAATCAGATGTACTATCTGGCTTATCTCCCCCTTCAGGAGGTAGAGTGGGCATTGGCATTGGTCATTCCCAAAGAGGATATCGAGTCGCAGGTGCAATTTCTCGACATGATTGCTCTAATTGTGGCGGGAATGGCAGTGGCTCTGTTAGCCATTCTGGTGCAGGTGCAGGCGATGGAGCAAAGACATCTTAAGAAATCCAATGAACTTCTCGAAAAGCGAGTAGAAGCACGTACCAAAGAGTTGTCGGATGCAATGACAAAGCTTCAGCAGTCGCAACTGCGGATGATTCAGAGCGAGAAGATGTCTGCACTGGGTAATTTAGTCGCAGGGGTGGCGCATGAGATTAATAACCCTGTCAATTTTATTCACGGCAATATTACTTATGTGGATGAGTATACTCAAGCTCTCTTGCACTTGATTCAGCTTTATCAAGAGCAGTTTCCCGATGGGTCTAAGTCGATTCAAGAGTATTTAGCAGAAATTGATTTTGAGTTTCTCGCGCAGGATTTAGAGAAGACCCTAGCTTCTATGCGGATCGGAACCGATCGCATTAAAGAAATTGTGCTTTCTCTGCGTAATTTCTCACGGTTAGATGAAGCAGAAGTCAAACCCGTCAATCTGCATGACGGAATTGATAGTACTTTACTGATTTTGCAACATCGCTTAAAAGCAACACCGGATCAAGCTGCTGTAGAAGTGGTGAAGGACTATGGAGATTTGCCATTCGTTGATTGCTATGCGAGCCAACTGAATCAGGTTTTTATGAACATTTTGGCAAATGCACTAGATGCGATGGAAGACCAGCGCGGTCTGTCTCACTCTCAGCCTTGTACGATTCGGATTAAGACGAAAAAGCTGGAGCACGGGAGAGTTCAGATCGCGATCGCAGACAATGGCCCCGGAATTCCTCCAGAAGTTCAGCCCCGTATCTTTGATCCGTTTTTTACGACAAAATCGATCGGTAAAGGAACGGGAATGGGGATGTCGATTAGCTATCAGATTGTGACTGAACGACATCAAGGCAAATTGTACTGTGTGTCTGAAGTGGGCAAAGGAACAGAGTTTTTCCTTGAGATTCCGATTCGTCAGGGGGCGGTGCTCGCTGCTACAGTTTCTTGA
- the glnT gene encoding type III glutamate--ammonia ligase: protein MLSQIARDQGIRYFLISFTDLFGVQRSKLVPAESIDQMASDGAGFAGFAAWLDMTPADPDILAIPDPDQLIQLPWQPDVAWMPADLHTITGEPLEQAPRVVLKRVLKQAEDLGYRVKTGVECEYFLLSADGEDISDKLDRQSKPCYDQQSLMRRYEVIREICDVMLTLGWGAYQNDHEDGNGQFEMNWKYADALVTADRHAFFKYMVKAIAQKHGLRATFMPKPFAHLTGNGCHTHLSIWDSSDKENLFYDPQGELGLSQLGYQFIAGVLNSAEALCAITNPTINSYKRINAPATLSGATWSPNTVSYSGNNRTHTIRIPDAGRFECRLPDGSANPYLLPAALIAAGLDGINQKLDPGVRRDNNSYTDPLPAGEAKTLPANLLDALRCLEKSEVIGKSLGKSFTSAYLKLKYQEWQQANASITPWELDNTLDC from the coding sequence ATGCTTTCTCAAATCGCTCGTGATCAAGGAATTCGCTACTTTCTGATTTCATTTACTGATCTCTTTGGCGTTCAGCGATCGAAGTTAGTTCCGGCTGAAAGTATCGATCAAATGGCATCCGATGGCGCAGGATTTGCAGGATTTGCAGCTTGGTTAGACATGACTCCGGCTGATCCTGATATCTTGGCAATTCCTGACCCAGATCAATTGATCCAGCTTCCCTGGCAACCTGATGTCGCTTGGATGCCTGCGGATTTGCATACGATTACTGGAGAACCTTTAGAACAAGCTCCACGAGTCGTCTTGAAACGAGTTCTAAAACAAGCTGAGGATCTAGGCTATCGAGTCAAGACTGGCGTGGAATGTGAGTATTTTTTGCTGAGTGCAGATGGAGAAGACATTTCCGATAAGCTCGATCGGCAAAGTAAGCCTTGCTATGATCAGCAGTCTTTAATGCGTCGATATGAAGTGATTCGCGAAATTTGTGACGTAATGCTCACGCTCGGTTGGGGAGCTTACCAGAATGATCACGAAGATGGCAATGGTCAGTTCGAGATGAATTGGAAGTATGCGGATGCTCTTGTCACCGCCGATCGACATGCGTTCTTTAAGTACATGGTGAAAGCGATCGCGCAAAAACACGGACTCCGCGCAACCTTCATGCCTAAACCCTTTGCACATTTAACGGGAAATGGTTGCCATACTCATCTTTCAATTTGGGATAGTAGCGACAAAGAGAATCTTTTCTATGACCCACAAGGAGAATTAGGACTTTCGCAACTGGGGTATCAATTCATTGCAGGAGTGTTGAATTCAGCCGAAGCGCTTTGTGCGATTACGAATCCGACTATAAATTCTTACAAGCGAATCAATGCCCCTGCAACGCTATCAGGCGCAACCTGGTCACCTAATACTGTAAGTTATAGCGGGAACAATCGAACTCATACCATTCGGATTCCCGATGCAGGACGGTTTGAATGCCGACTACCAGATGGGTCTGCAAACCCTTACTTACTGCCTGCTGCTTTGATCGCGGCAGGACTGGATGGAATTAATCAGAAGCTTGATCCAGGGGTTCGACGCGATAACAATAGCTATACTGATCCGCTACCTGCTGGCGAGGCTAAGACTCTACCTGCAAACTTGTTAGATGCGTTGCGGTGTTTGGAGAAGAGTGAGGTAATTGGTAAATCTTTGGGTAAGTCTTTTACTTCTGCATATCTCAAACTTAAATATCAAGAATGGCAACAAGCAAATGCTTCCATTACGCCTTGGGAACTGGACAACACATTGGACTGCTAG
- a CDS encoding NAD(P)H-quinone oxidoreductase subunit H, whose translation MGWIETKTEPMVINMGPHHPAMHGCFRIIVTLDGEDVLDCEPVIGYLHRGMEKIAENRTNTMFIPYTSRWDYYGGMFNEAVTVNAVEKLAQIEVPRRASYIRMIMLELTRIVNHLLWLGPFVGDVGTQALFFPTMRDREMILDLFEAVSGYRMVNHNYFRVGGVAADLPYGWVDKCADFCTYMLPTLDEYERLMSDNPIFRRRLEGIGVLTSEDAINWGVTGPMLRASGVKWDLRKVDHYECYDELDWEIQWDTAGDCYARYAVRIREMRESIKIIQQALKALPGGAYENLEAQRIQAGPKSEWNGFDYQFIARKIAPTFKIPKGEHYVRVESGRGELGIFIIGDDNVFPWRWKIRPGDFNNLQVLPKLIQGRKVADIFVILASIDLVMGSIDR comes from the coding sequence ATGGGATGGATTGAAACGAAAACAGAGCCGATGGTGATCAATATGGGTCCTCACCATCCAGCGATGCATGGCTGCTTCCGAATTATTGTCACATTGGATGGCGAAGATGTTCTAGACTGTGAACCTGTGATTGGCTATCTGCATCGTGGCATGGAAAAGATTGCAGAAAACCGCACGAATACAATGTTCATTCCCTATACGAGTCGCTGGGACTACTATGGTGGAATGTTCAATGAAGCAGTGACCGTGAATGCAGTTGAGAAATTAGCTCAAATCGAAGTTCCGAGACGAGCGAGCTATATTCGGATGATCATGCTCGAACTGACGCGAATTGTGAATCATTTGCTATGGCTTGGCCCGTTTGTGGGAGATGTGGGAACGCAGGCTTTATTCTTTCCAACGATGCGCGATCGCGAAATGATTCTTGATTTATTTGAAGCGGTTTCAGGCTATCGCATGGTGAATCACAATTACTTTCGAGTGGGTGGAGTGGCTGCTGATCTGCCGTATGGTTGGGTCGATAAATGTGCTGATTTCTGCACTTACATGTTGCCGACCTTAGATGAGTATGAGCGACTGATGAGTGATAATCCTATCTTTCGACGACGGTTAGAAGGGATCGGAGTCCTCACGAGTGAAGATGCCATCAATTGGGGTGTGACAGGACCCATGCTACGGGCATCTGGCGTGAAATGGGATTTGCGAAAGGTGGATCATTATGAGTGCTATGACGAGCTAGATTGGGAGATTCAGTGGGATACGGCGGGCGATTGCTATGCTCGATATGCGGTACGGATACGGGAAATGCGAGAATCGATCAAGATAATTCAGCAGGCATTAAAAGCTTTGCCAGGTGGAGCTTATGAGAATTTAGAAGCTCAGCGAATTCAGGCAGGCCCGAAATCTGAATGGAATGGGTTTGACTATCAGTTTATTGCGAGAAAAATTGCTCCAACTTTCAAGATTCCGAAGGGTGAGCATTATGTTCGGGTTGAGTCAGGTCGAGGAGAGCTAGGAATTTTTATCATTGGCGATGACAATGTGTTTCCGTGGCGTTGGAAGATCCGCCCTGGAGATTTCAACAATCTGCAAGTGCTGCCGAAATTGATTCAAGGGCGGAAGGTGGCGGACATTTTTGTGATTTTAGCGAGTATTGATTTGGTGATGGGATCAATCGATCGATAA
- a CDS encoding secondary thiamine-phosphate synthase enzyme YjbQ, whose protein sequence is MVFSVTGINMQHQKILRITTQGKSLLKITSQVNAIVADSGIKTGLCNLFLRHTSASLIIQENADPDVLQDLENFFAKLVPEWENYIHSTEGPDDMPAHIRTVLTHSSEQIPISQGRLVLGTWQGIYLWEHRQHRHTRELVVHVMGE, encoded by the coding sequence ATGGTATTCAGTGTTACAGGGATTAACATGCAGCATCAGAAGATTTTAAGAATCACAACGCAGGGGAAGTCTTTGCTAAAAATTACTTCGCAGGTGAATGCGATCGTAGCTGACTCTGGAATTAAAACTGGCTTGTGCAACTTGTTTTTACGACATACTTCTGCAAGTTTGATCATTCAGGAAAACGCTGATCCAGATGTGTTGCAAGATCTAGAGAATTTCTTTGCCAAGCTTGTTCCAGAGTGGGAAAACTATATTCATAGTACAGAAGGTCCAGACGATATGCCCGCTCATATTCGGACAGTCTTAACCCATTCTTCAGAACAGATTCCAATTTCTCAGGGTCGGCTCGTGCTCGGAACTTGGCAAGGAATTTATCTATGGGAGCATCGGCAGCATCGGCACACTAGAGAACTAGTTGTGCATGTGATGGGTGAATAG
- a CDS encoding helix-turn-helix domain-containing protein: MLKINIAEEKVAAYERVFRRSPQLTSLQAGWQGIYFAYDFMPPGETPEVISTQNGIAIFTNTGKSQVAERSLNGQFRCEQVADGNMVIVPAHTSCQSRWFDYGGVIFFSVESSVIAHAVHEVGNSDRIELLPQFATADPFVYQAAVALKSVLEQEGSASRLYGEAISNALIVHTIQHYSNRRPLLQTYENGLSHYRLRHVIEYIQAHLEQDLSLNELAAIAQMSPHYFSQLFKQSTGVTPHQFVIRARVERARELLMTRKWSIAEVAKMVGFVDQSHLHRHCKRLLGVTPSMIQNQA, encoded by the coding sequence ATGTTAAAGATCAACATTGCTGAAGAGAAAGTGGCTGCATATGAACGGGTGTTTCGGCGATCGCCTCAGTTGACAAGTTTGCAGGCGGGATGGCAAGGGATTTACTTTGCATACGATTTCATGCCTCCTGGAGAAACGCCTGAAGTCATTTCTACGCAAAATGGGATTGCGATTTTTACGAATACAGGTAAATCTCAAGTTGCAGAGCGATCGCTGAATGGTCAATTCCGATGCGAACAAGTAGCAGACGGCAATATGGTAATTGTTCCAGCTCATACGAGTTGCCAAAGTCGCTGGTTTGATTATGGTGGTGTGATCTTTTTTAGCGTTGAGTCTTCAGTGATTGCTCATGCTGTGCATGAAGTAGGAAATTCTGATCGGATTGAGCTACTTCCCCAATTTGCTACGGCTGATCCGTTCGTTTATCAAGCGGCTGTTGCTTTGAAATCTGTACTAGAGCAGGAAGGAAGTGCAAGTCGGCTCTATGGTGAAGCGATCTCAAATGCTTTGATTGTGCATACGATCCAGCATTATTCAAATCGTCGCCCTTTACTGCAAACCTACGAAAACGGGCTTTCTCACTATCGATTGCGGCATGTGATTGAGTATATTCAGGCTCATTTAGAGCAGGATCTGAGCTTAAATGAACTTGCTGCGATCGCTCAAATGAGTCCGCATTACTTTTCTCAATTGTTCAAACAATCGACTGGCGTGACTCCGCATCAGTTTGTAATTCGAGCAAGGGTTGAGCGTGCGAGAGAATTGTTGATGACTCGAAAATGGTCGATCGCTGAAGTTGCCAAAATGGTTGGATTCGTGGATCAGAGCCATTTACATCGTCACTGTAAGCGCTTGCTCGGTGTGACCCCAAGCATGATCCAAAACCAGGCGTAA